In the Flavobacteriales bacterium genome, GCCCGTGATCGCCAAGCTCGAAATACACGGTGGACAGGTTGAGGTAGGTGCGCGACCGGCTGACGATGGCCTCATCGCGGGTGAACGCATCGGAGGTGGTGCGCACCAAGCGATCGCTTTGCCGCAGGGCATCCTGATAGTAGGCCAAGGCCCGTGGAAGGTCGCCGGCGCTCTGCCAGAGGACGCCCAGGTTCCCATAGGTGCTCCCTCTGCGTGCGATGCTGGCCTCATCGGTGCGGTCGTCCAGCACCTCAAGGGCCCTTGCATACTGGCCCTCGGCCTCGCGGATGCGCCCCAGGTGCCAGCAGGCGACGCCGACCGCCGTGTACGCTTCCGCCCACTGGATCGCCGGCACGGAGTCCGCGCGCCCATACTGCTTGAGGGCTTCCCGGGCCCAGTGGGCCGAACGCTCGTGGTCGCCCAGGATGCTGTGGTCGAAGGCCAGGTATTGACGGGCGCGGCCTTTCTGGCCGAACGGGATCGAGGGGTCGGCGTCGGCGACCAGCACGGCGAGCGAGTCGACACGGGCGCATTCACGGGCCTGACCGGCCTCGTAGTACACCCAGCTGAGGTCGAAGAGCGCCTCCAGTTCGTTCCTCGCCGCTCCGCGCTCGCGCACGCGACCGAGGATCCGCTCGCCTGCTGCGATCCCGGCCTCCGGTCCGTTCACCTTGCGCTGCGCACGGGCGAACTTGTAGAGGTAGCGATGCAGGGAGTCCGCGTAGGGTGTGCCCGGCACCTCGCGCAGCTGGGCCTCCACTTCACGGATCACACCGGCGTGGTCCCCGGCCTCGTACAGGGCGCTGATGCGCGCATGGCGCGCGGCCACGGCCGCGAGGTCCTGCGCCGGCAGTGCAAAAGGCAGCGCTCCTGCGAGGAGGAACAGCCACCGGGTCATCGTGCCTTCAGCTGTTGCTTGATCGCACGGGCCTGATCGCCCCGCAAGGGATCCTCCTCCACCGGAAGGGCGGCGGCCTTGTCGGTCTCACCTGTGCGCAGGTAGGCCAGAAAGAGATACCACCGGGCCTTGTGGAGGAAGGGCGACGCAGGTGCGGCGGCCAGCGGTTCCAGGAGGGGGATGGCACCGGGCAGGTCACCTTCGGCCATCAAGGCGGCGGCGACGTAGTACTGAAGGGTATCGCTCCCGGGCCGCTCCTTCAGGAGGGAGGCCCAGCGCGAGCGGGCATCCGCATAGCGACCCTCCTTGAAGGACACCATGGCATCCGCGAAGACCGGATCATCGGTGACGCTCATGGCCACCGGCAGGCCGGGATCCACCACGAAGTGCTCGGCGAAGAGCCGCTCGGGGTCCGAGGGCCGCAACATCCACCAAACGGCCACGCCAAGCAGCAAGGCGAAGCCCGCAGCGTACTTGAGCAGCCCGCCCCATGCGGGTCCTCCGCCTTTGCGCAGCTCCACCTCCCCGATCGCCTGCAACGTGCGCTGCAGCCCGCCCAGTTCAACGGCCAGGATGTGCTCGCGCTCCAGGTCCAGCTCGGCGCGCAGCGCCGGGTCCGAGGCCAGCCGCTGCTCGAATCCAGCGCGCTCCGCCGCGCTCATGCGGTCCAGCACGTAGGCCTCGATGGCCTCGAAGGTGGTCCGGTCCAGGGCTCCGTTGCTCATCCCTGCTCGTGATCTTCGCCTCCGATGGCGTTCCGGTGCGCACGCAGTTTCATCATGCAGCGGTACTTGATGGTGCGGATGCTCTCCTCCTCCACGCCCAGTTCATGTGCGATGGTGGACAGGTCCTTCCGTTGGAAGTAGAACCGGTCCAGGACGGTGCGGCACTTGTCATCCAACCGTTCATAGATGGCCCGGAGCCGGGTCAACCGGTCCTCCACGCCGTCGTCCGGCTCGAAGGCCGCTGCGTGCATGCGTTGATCGTGCACGACGTTCATGTGGCGGTGGGCGGCGGACCGGACGGTGTCCAGCCATTTGTTGCGGGCGATGCTGAAGAGGAGGGCGCCGGGGTCGGTGCCGGTGGACAGGGTGCCATCGCGGGCACGGAGCCAGAGCACGGTGATGGCCTCCTGGAACACGTCCCGTGCATCATCTCCCGTGCCTGAATTGGCCAGCACGAACCGCCGTACCGTACCGAAGTGCGCGGTATAGAGCGCACGGATGCTGGCGGGGTCGTTCCGCAGGAGGCCGATGAGCCGATCGTCGGCCAAAGGGCGGGAGTGCGCTGGCGTAGGCACGGGCTGGCCACGCGATGATACGGCGAAAGGCCGAGCGGGTCCATGGGTGGCGTTGGAACTGGCATCCGGATCATCATCGGGGAAGGTCGCGCAATGTGAACAGTGGGTTATTCTTTCCGCCCGATCGTTCACATCCGCGGACCCATCCCGATGAAGGGGCATGGAACGCACACTCCCCACCCCCTCGGCCAGGCCAACGGCCGTTAGCCGCCGGGTCGTGATCGCCGTGATCGACCTTCCGGACGGAGAGCCCGAGGGACCGATGGTCCGCAACGGCCACATGATCACCCTGGACGGTGCGATGCCGGTGGAGGACCTCATCACCGGTCTGCTGAACCGACCGCCATGCGTGCCGATGCACCCAGGCGTGGAGCGTGTGCAGGTGCAGGTGATGCGGCACGAGGCTCGACAGGAGGTGCGCTTGAGCCCGCGTGAGCACCAGGTGCTGCAGGCGCTGGTGGCGGGGCTGAGCTACAAAATGATCGCGGACCGGCTGGGGATCGGTTTCCAGACGGTAAGCACTCATCTGCGCCACATCTACACGAAATTGGGCGTACGCACCAACACCGAGGCCGTGGCGATGGCGCTGCGGTACGGACTGCTGGCGGCGCGCGCCTGAACCCACGAACCAGAACCAAAAAGCACATGAACCATCGTACCCTCCTCCTAACCGCCCTGGCCTCCCTCGTGGGGGTCTCGGGCTCCGCGCAATTCGTACGAATTGTCGTACAAGGCACCGGTGCCCCCCAGGTCTTCTCTGACCTTGCCGCTGCGGTGGCGGCCGCCCAACCGGACGACCACCTCTACCTGAGCGGTGGCACGTTCACGGTGTCCGGCAACATCGTGGTGGACAAACCGCTGCACTTCGTAGGCGCCGGCATCCACCCGGACAGCAGCAGCGTCACCACCATCACGACCATCAACACCTCCGGGGCCACCCAGGTGCACACCGCCGGCTCGGGCAGCAGCTTCACCGGCATCCGCTTCAGCAACACGATGCAGTATGGCGACGGGACGGCGAACTTCTCTCCCACCGGCATCGTCTTCCAGCGCTGCGAATTCAACTCGTACGCCCACCTCGGCGCTGGATCGGAGACGGTGATCGACGAGTGCATCTTTCGCTTCCGCTTTTACGGCTACGATGGCACCGCCCTCGTAACGCGCTCGATCTTCACGTATTGGGGGAACGCCACGCATGCGCCGATCAGCGCGTTCGGCACCGGAGGCCTTACCATGGACCATTGCACGGTCATCGGTGGACGGATCACCAACAGCGCGAACTCGACCGTCAGCAACTGCATTTTCACCCGGAACAGCAGTGCGCCGTTCTGGCAGAGCAGCGGATCGACCATTACGAACAATCTGTGCGTCTTCACCAGCCTGACGAGCAACATGACCCCGGGCGCCACGAACGGCAATGTGCTTGGCCTGAACGCGGCCGATAGCCTCTTCGTCAATGAGATCAGCGGCAACTACGAGTTCAGCGACGATCTGCACCTGGTGGCCGTGAGCCCGGGGGTCGGAATGGCCACGGACGGTACGGATGTCGGCGTGTACGGTACGACCACACCCTACAAGCCTGGCGCGGTACCCTTCAACCCGCACCTGCGCAGCGCTGTGGTGGATCCGACGACGAACATGAACGGCGAGCTACCGGTGAACATCCGCGTGGCCGCACAGACCCATTGAACCATGAAGCGGCTCCTTCTTCTTCCTGCGCTGCTCTCCACCGTATTCGCTGGAGCGCAGACCATCAACGAGCTCCGCTACTGGGTGAACGACGACCCGGCCACCCTGGCCACCGCGGCCGTGGGGCCCGATGCCGACCTGAACCTGAGCGCCAGCTGGATGCTCCCCAATCTGCCCAAGGACTTCAACACGGTGACCTACCAGTTCAAGGACAGCGATGGTCGATGGAGCGTCCCGCACACACTGCCCGTCCTGCGCAACACCGGCCTGGCGGACGGATACGCGTACTGGATCGACGACGCCATCGCCAACGCCACGACAGGTTCGCTGGGTCCGGGGCAGGTGGTGGACCTGATCGCCGATCTCCCCATCGGGCTTCCGAGCGGGAACCACCTGTTCACCATCCAGTTCAGCTCCGCACAGGGCAGCTGGAGCGTACCCTTGACCACCGAGTTCTCCGTGGTCCTCGAGGTTCCGGAGCTTCCGGGCGTCACCGACCTCCTGCTCTTCCCCAACCCGATCACCCAGCAGCTCAGCCTCCGCCTTTCGACAGAGGAAGCACGGACCCTGGACCTGCAGGTGGTCGACCTACGGGGTGCGGTAGTGGCGGACCTGAGCACCTGGAGCGTGAGCAGCACGGCCACGCGGAACTGGGACCTGTCCACCCTTGCCCCAGGGAACTATCTCCTGCGCTTCACCGGCGATGACGGGGTGGCTGCGATCCCCTTTGTCAAGGAGTGACCGCGCACCGGAAGCTCACAGACTCCCTTTCACATCAAACAACAACTACAACCGTTCACCATCATGGAACATCGGAACACGCTCCTTCTTCTGACCGGCCTCCTCGCCGGGTCCGTCCATGCCCAATTGCAACGCGTCGTTGTGCAGGGTACGGGCGCACCCCAGGTCTTCAGCGACATCAACAGCGCGCTCGCCTCGGCCCAAGCCAACGACCGGCTCTACTTCAGTGGTGGCGCATTCATCTCTTCGACGGCGCTGACGATCGACATACCCCTGCACTTCATCGGCGCCGGGATCCATCCGGACAGCACCGACGTGACCAGCACCACGGAGATCGCCACCACGACAGGGAACATCATCCTGACCACAGGCGCCAGTGGGAGCACCTTCACCGGTATCGTGCTGAACGCCTCAACGGGGATCCAGTACGGCACAAGCGGCACCGACGATAACCCTACCGGCATCCTCTTCCAGCGCTGCCGTCTGATGTGCGCATTCAACTTCACGCAGGACCAGTTCTCGACCTCCAGCACCACCTTCGACGAGTGCCTCATTCACAACAACTTCAATGGAGGCATTGGAGGTCCGGCCAACACCACGACGGCGACGTTCACCCGGTGCATCTTCGGGAACGCTGCTGGTACGGGAACGATCGGACAAGTGGGCAACCTGTTCATCAGTCATTGTGTGTTCCTTAACGAAGAGATCTGCCGCAACTCGGAGGGCGCCGTGATCGAGAACAGCATCTGCACCATGTCGAGTGCGCCGGTCTACCAAAGCAACAATGTCACCTTCACCAGTTGCCTCTTCAGCGGTGGCTCCTACACGGGCAATTCGACCGGGGAGGTGGTCATCAATTGCCAGTTGAACGTGTCGCCTTCGAGTCTTTTCGTGAATGAGACGGACAATGCCTTTCAGTTCACGGATGATCTGCACCTGGCGCCCGGGAGCGGTGGCATCGGGATGGCCACGGACGGCACCGACATCGGCATCTACGGCAGCTCCTCACCCTACAAGCCCGGTGGTGTGCCATACAATCCGCACTTCCGCAGCGCGAGCATCGCTCCGGCCACGGATCCGAACGGCGATCTACCCGTCAACATCCGCGTAGCGGCTCAACCCAACTAGGACATGCGCTCCATTGTGCTCCTGCCTGCCCTGGCGGTCATGTGCTATGTTCAGGCGCAACAGATCGATGGCTACCGCTACTGGTACGATGACGATGTGGCCGCTGCCGTGACGACGGCGGTGAGCAACACCCCTGAGCTTGTGCTCGTGGATGGCTGGCCAACGTCGGGCCTGGGTCCAGGACATCACCGGGTCAGTGTGCAGATACGCGACACGGATGGGAACTGGTCGGTGCCTCAGACCCACCTCTTCACCCGTAGCGGATCGCCGATCACGGGCTACCGGTACTGGACGAATGATGATGTGTCGACCAGCATGACGGGCAGCATCGTCCCGAACACGGTGGTTCACTTGAACACCTTGGTGGATCCGGGAACGTTGCCGAACGACTTCAACACCGTGACGATCCAGTTCCGCGATGCTGATGGCGAGTGGACCGTTCCGCACACGACCTGGTCCGTCAAAGGGACCGGTGCGGTGGACGGCTATCAATACTGGATCGACGACGACATCGCCAACGCCACGACCAGTTCCATCGGACCTGCGGCCGTGGTCGATCTCATCGCCGGGCTTCCCATCATGACCACGACCGGGACCCACACCTTCACGATCCGCTTCAGCGGCGCGAACGGAACGTGGTCGGTCCCCTTGACCACGGAATTCTCCTTCATCACGGACGTCGAAGAACTGCCGGGGATCACCGATCTCCTGCTCTTCCCGAACCCGGTGACCGATCAGCTCGGGCTGCGGCTGACGACCAACGAGGCCCGCACCCTGAGCCTGCAGGTGCTCGACCTCTCTGGATCCGTCGTGGCCGACCTGAGCACCTGGAGCGTGAGCGCCACGGCACACCGCAGCTGGGACATCAGCACGCTGGCAAGCGGGAGCTACATGCTCCGGATCACCGGCGAGCACGGAGCATGGACCACCCGGTTCGTGAAGCCATAAGGCGAAGAGCCGACCGGCGGAACCGCCGGGAAATCATGGGAAGGGCCGCTCCGCACGGGGCGGCCCTTCGCGCGTTGAACCGATCGGCACGCCGCGTGTACGGAGCGGGTGCACGGTGCCTTCC is a window encoding:
- a CDS encoding sigma-70 family RNA polymerase sigma factor — its product is MPTPAHSRPLADDRLIGLLRNDPASIRALYTAHFGTVRRFVLANSGTGDDARDVFQEAITVLWLRARDGTLSTGTDPGALLFSIARNKWLDTVRSAAHRHMNVVHDQRMHAAAFEPDDGVEDRLTRLRAIYERLDDKCRTVLDRFYFQRKDLSTIAHELGVEEESIRTIKYRCMMKLRAHRNAIGGEDHEQG
- a CDS encoding response regulator transcription factor; its protein translation is MERTLPTPSARPTAVSRRVVIAVIDLPDGEPEGPMVRNGHMITLDGAMPVEDLITGLLNRPPCVPMHPGVERVQVQVMRHEARQEVRLSPREHQVLQALVAGLSYKMIADRLGIGFQTVSTHLRHIYTKLGVRTNTEAVAMALRYGLLAARA
- a CDS encoding T9SS type A sorting domain-containing protein yields the protein MKRLLLLPALLSTVFAGAQTINELRYWVNDDPATLATAAVGPDADLNLSASWMLPNLPKDFNTVTYQFKDSDGRWSVPHTLPVLRNTGLADGYAYWIDDAIANATTGSLGPGQVVDLIADLPIGLPSGNHLFTIQFSSAQGSWSVPLTTEFSVVLEVPELPGVTDLLLFPNPITQQLSLRLSTEEARTLDLQVVDLRGAVVADLSTWSVSSTATRNWDLSTLAPGNYLLRFTGDDGVAAIPFVKE
- a CDS encoding T9SS type A sorting domain-containing protein, with translation MRSIVLLPALAVMCYVQAQQIDGYRYWYDDDVAAAVTTAVSNTPELVLVDGWPTSGLGPGHHRVSVQIRDTDGNWSVPQTHLFTRSGSPITGYRYWTNDDVSTSMTGSIVPNTVVHLNTLVDPGTLPNDFNTVTIQFRDADGEWTVPHTTWSVKGTGAVDGYQYWIDDDIANATTSSIGPAAVVDLIAGLPIMTTTGTHTFTIRFSGANGTWSVPLTTEFSFITDVEELPGITDLLLFPNPVTDQLGLRLTTNEARTLSLQVLDLSGSVVADLSTWSVSATAHRSWDISTLASGSYMLRITGEHGAWTTRFVKP